GTCGTGCGGGCGTTCCTCTCCAGCCCGGCGCTCCAGGACGCGGCGCTCGTGCGGGACCTCCTCGGCAGTCCGATGCTCCGAAAGATGCTCGATTGCCCGGGGATCCAGTCCGCGCTCTCGGACCCCCGGCTGCTCGCCGGCCTGACGGGAGACCCCTCCGCCGCGAGCTTCCTGTCCAGGAATCCGCAGACCCTGCGCGCACTCACCTCCTCCGGCCGCAAATAGGCTGAAAGACGAGGCACCGGCCGGATGCGGCCGGTGCCTCGTCTTTCAGGGAGACTTGCTTAAGCGCGCGGGAATCCGCGCAACGGATTCCCGACTAGCGGCAGAGGCCGCCGGAGCAGGTCAGGATGCCGCAGCACTGCGACGCCGTCGTGCACTGGGAGCCCTGGCCGCCGCAGCCGCCGTCGGTGCATTGTCCGTCCGAGCAGGTGAGCGTGCCGCAGCAGTCGCTCGAAGCGCCGCAGGAGGCGCCTCTCCCCACGCAGGCGGCGCTCCCCCCTCCGCACACGCCTTTGGTGCACGCGTAGGAGCCGCAGCACTGGGACGAGGAGGTGCAGCGCGTCCCTTTCCCCTGGCAGTCGCCGTTGGAGCAGACCTTGTTCGCGTTGCAGAGCTGGGTGCCGCAGCAATCGGCGCTGGAGGTACAGCGCTGGTTGCGGCCCGCGCACGGCCCGGTGATGTCGGGGACGTCGGTGTCCCCGGAGTCGGAGGAGGTGCAGGACACGAAGAAGAGCGCGGCCGCGAGGAGGAACCCGGTCTTTAGAAAACTCTGCATGGGCGGAGTATAGCCGCCGGCGCGCTCCTCCGCAAGGACCGCGCTCAAGGAGCAGGTATCTCTTGGCGGATCAGGAAGCGCAGGAAGAGGACGATGGCGACGGCGCAGAGCGGGATGAACACGCCCCAGAACAGCATCGTCGCCGGGGACATCTCGTTGCCGGTGCTGAAGCGCACCTTCTGGAAGGCCTCGTCCTTGGGGCGGAGCTTGAAGGAGCGGCCGGCCGCACGGAAGTACTCGGGCTCCTCGACGACCGTCTCCGGCTCGGGCACGGGGAAGCCGCTCTTGCGCAGGAGCTCGTAGGCGTCGCGGATCTCCATGAACTTCCGCGAGAAGTACTCCGCGTCCCGGGCGTCGACGCGGTCAGGATGGAATTCGAGGGCGCGCCGCCGATAGGCCCGCTGGACCTCCTTCGGGTCGACGCCGGGGACCACTCCGAGAATCGTATACGCCTTATCTATGTCCATCCAGGAATCCCAGCCGGGATTCCTGGATGATAGCAGAACGCCGCAACAAATCCGAAACGCCCCGGGGCTATGCTCTTCGTGAAGGACAACAGCTGAGGCGTTCTCGTACGACAACTGCTCGGCGTTCCCCTAGGAACGAAAGATGCGCGGCGGGTTCTCCCTTCCCGCCGCGTTTCTTTTGGTACGTCTAATTACCCATTCCTTATCTCCCCCTCCTGCGGGAGGGGGCCCTAGGGGGGTGGGGGGATCTTCCGTTACGCGCTTCCAACGCCGGGGTGCCGCCGAGAGCGGGGTAGGGGGTACCCACAAAAGATAAAGCCCGCGAAAGCGGGCCTTCTACTTGGGAGATCCCCCCTTCCCAACCCTTCCCCGCAGGGAAGGGAGTTAAGGAAGGGTTACTGGGCGCGTCTTTTTGGGGTCGCTAATTGTCCGCATGCCCCGTGGATGTCGGCGCCGAGGCTCTTGCGGACGGTGACCGAGATCCCGCAGGTCTTGAGGTGGTCGCGGAAGGCGTTGACCGCCGGGGGTTCGGACGGCTCGAACTCGGCCCCGGCGCGGTTGTAGACGATGAGGTTGACGTGGAGCAGGTACTCCTCGCCGGTGGCGCGGATGAAGCGCACCAGGGCCTTGGCCTGGTCGAGGCCGTCGTTGACGCCCCGGAGCAGGACCCACTCGATGAACACCTTGCGCCGCTTGCGCTTGAGCGAGGAGCGCAGCGCGGCGCCGATGCGGGAGAGCGGATAGGTCTTGGCCGCGGGGACGAGCTTCTCGCGCAGGGTGTCGGTCGCCGCGTGCAGGGAGATGGCGAGGTTGACCTGCGGGAAGTCCTCGCTGAAGCGGTCGATCCCGCCGGGAAGGCCCACGGTGGAGACCGCGATGTGCCGGTCGGCGATGTTGTAGAGGTCGGGGTCCGTGAGACGACGCAGGCTCTCGGCGACCGCCTCGTAGTTGTTGAAGGGCTCTCCCATCCCCATGTAGACGATGTGGTCGAGCGTCCCTTCGACGAGCAGACCCTTCTCCTCCGGCACCGGACCCGACACGCCCGGACCCGACAAGGAAGCCGCCTTCCCGGCCTTCAGGAACTGCTTCCAGAAGAGGACCTGGTCGCAGATCTCCTCGGGCCCGAGGTTGCGGAGCAGCCCCATCCTGCCCGTCGCGCAGAACGTGCAGCCGAGCGCGCAGCCGACCTGGGAGGAGACGCAGGCGCTCCAGGACTTGCCCGGCTTGGGCTGCATGAGGACGGTCTCGATGAGGCGTCCGTCGTGCAGGCGCAGCAGGGCCTTGTGCGCGTCCCCGGAGGAGGAGGAGTGGAGCTCGGCCTGGGAGAGGCAGAGGAGCGGCGCATCCTTCTCGAGCGCCGCGCGCATGGGCGCGGGCAGGGTCGTGATCTCCGCGTAGGAGCGCACGCCGTCGCGGAACACGCCCGTGAGCACCTGGCGCAGCCGGTACTCCGGGGCTCCGAGCCGCTCGAGCGTCTTGCGCACCTTGCGGGCGTCCATGAGATGATTCTACGACTTCCATGAGGACGATGACACCTGCCTCCGGGGGGCTGCCCCCACACCTTTCACCTTTGCGCCTTGCGCGAGCGCCTCGAGCGCGCTATATATTGGAGGTATGGCCGACATGCGCCTGCAGAGTTTCGTCCTCGCGCGCCTGGCCGACTTCTGCGACTGGCGCGTGCGAAAGCCGCAGGAGGCCGACGATCCCTTGCCGTACCTGACGGCCAAGCTGCGCGAGATCGAGCCGCCGCTCTACACGCTCAAGCAGCAGCTCTACGACGACGCGCTGGCGGACTTCCTCGTCCGCGCCGAGGCCGGCCGGATCGACGAGAAGGCCCTCGAGGACTTCTGCTTCCTGCTCGAGCGCTACCTCTCCCCGTGCGATTTCGTGGACGCGGTCTACGACCTGACCCTCGAGCGCCTGAGCACTCTGGAAGGGCGCACGCGCCTGCGCCAGGGCCTCAAGCACCTCTGCGTGCACCGCATGCTCGACGAGGAGCAGCTCCCGCCCGAGAAGCGCCGCCCGTCCTGGGAGCGCATGGTCAAGGAGTTCTACGCGCGGCTGGACTTCGTCACGCTCTACCGCATCGCCGAGCGCCGGAAGCTGACCCCTCGGCGCCTGAGCGCGGTCCTGCGCCGCCTCCAGCGCAACGTCGGGGAGTACTGCTCCGTGCTCCACCATCCGCGGGGCCCGGAGGACGCCTTCACCCCCTTCATGACCCCGCGCATCGAGGGCCTGGTGGCCGCCTGCAACCGCCTGGTCGCGCTGCTGCGCACGCTGCCCCGATGAGCTTCCTGCATCCGGCCGGACTGCTCGCCTGCGGCGGCGCCGCGGGCCTCGTCGGCGCCCTGCTCGGACTCGGCGGCGGGATCTTCCTCATCCCCGCGCTCGTGCTGCTCTACGGCCTCCCCATGCGCGCGGCCGCGGGGATCGGCCTCGTCGCGGTCGTCGCCACCTCGAGCGCCGCGGCCTCGGTCAACGTCGGCCGCGGTCTCGCCAACATGCGCCTGGGGATCGTCCTCGAACCGGCCACGGTCGGCGGCGCTCTGCTCGGGGCTTCGCTCGCGGGCCTGCTCTCCTCCTCGCTGCTCGTCGGACTCTTCGCGATCCTGCTCTTCGCGAACTCCCTCCTCCTCTGGAAGGGTCCCCGGGGGGGGCCGGAGGACCTCGCGCCCCTGAAGGCGCGGGACCCGCTCGGCGGCGAATACCACGACCCCGCCTCGGGCCGCAGCGTCTCCTACTCGGTCGAGCGCCTGCCCTGGGTCGCCGTCGTATCCTTCGCGGCGGGGATCTTCTCGGCCCTGCTCGGGGTCGGCGGAGGCATCCTCAAGGTCCCGGCCCTCCACCTGCTCGGGCGCGTGCCGATGAAGGCGGCCGCCGCGACGAGCAACCTCATGATCGGGGCCACGGCGGGCGCGGGCGCGGCCGTCTACCTCGCCCGCGGCGACGTCCCCGTCGAATTCGCCGGCACGGTGACGCTCGGCGTGCTCGGCGGCTCCATGCTCGGGCTCAAGGTCTCCCGGCGCCTGAGCGACCGGGCCGTGCGCCGCGTCTTCGCCGCGCTCACGCTGCTCATCGGCATCCAGATGCTGAGGAGGGCCCTTGGGCGCTGAGGCCCTCGTCGGACGCGTGCTCGCACTCGGCGCCTGGGGCAGCGGGGCGCTCGTCGCCGCCGGGCTGCTCTCCGGCTCCAACGCGCTCGTGCGGGCGGGCGTCGTCCTCCTCGTGGCGACGCCGTTTCTGCGGGTCGCGGCGATGGCGGGGACGTTCGCTCGACGGGGCGAGCGGAAGTTTGCGCTATATGCGTGCGCAGTGCTGCTATTGATGTGTGCGGGGATAGGGTTAGGGTTGAGAGGATAGCGACAGTTTCCCTAACTCCCTTCCCTGCGGGGGAGGGAAGGGTGGGGGGGTACCCCTCCCAAGTGGCCGGCACCTACAATAATCGACCTTCCAAGACGAACGGACAGTCCTCCCTCCCCCTTCCCCCTCCCGAAGGAAGGGGAGTTAGGGAAAAAAGACCCTCAGTGCATCAACGGAATCTCGAGTTCCTTGCAGATCTTGCGGGCGGCGAAGTCCGCGAGCTCGAGGTGCCGGGTGACCGGGACTTCTTTGCCGTTGACCGGGTTCTGGAAGACGGAATACTTGCCGCCCTCCCGGAGAAGGACGCACTTGTTGTCGAGAAGGTGACGGATGAGGTCTTTGCGCTTCATAAAAGCCCCCTGAGGGACATACTCTAGCTAAAAAGTCAGGGTGAGCTCCACCGGGCAGTGGTCGGAGCCCATCACTTCGGGACGGATGGCCGCGCCCGCGAGATGCGGCCGCAGCTCCTCCGAGACGAAGAAGTAGTCGATGCGCCAGCCCACGTTGCGGTCCCGAGCGCGGGTCACCATGTCCCACCAGCTGTAGTGCCCGGGCCCCTTCTCGTACTCGCGGAAGGTGTCGATGAAGCCGTCGGCGAGCAGGCGGTCGATCCAGGCGCGCTCCTCGGGAAGGAAGCCGGAGGAGCCGGCGTTCTCCTTGGGGCGGGCGAGGTCGATCTCGCGGTGCGCGGTGTTCACGTCGCCGCAGACGACGAGCCGCTTCTCCCCCCTTTTCCGCAAGCGGCCGAGCAGCTTGCGGAAATCCTCGTAGAAGCGCATCTTGAAGTCGAGCCGCTCGGGGCTCGCCTTGCCGTTGGGGAAGTAGACGTTGAAGAGGGTGAACTCGGGGTAGCGGTGCACGAGCACGCGCCCCTCGCGGTCGTACTCCGCGACCCCGAGGCCGCGCTCGACCGCCGAGGGAGCGGGACGGGAGTAGGTCCCGACCCCGCTGTAGCCCTTCTTCTCGGCCCAGGCGAACTCGGCCGCATAGCCGGGGACGGCCTTGAGCTCCTCGTCGAGCTGCGCGGGCTCGGCCTTGGTCTCCTGCAGACAGAGCACGTCGGGCTTCTCCTTCTTGAACCAGTCGACGAAGCCCTTGCGGCCCACCGCGCGCAGGCCGTTGACGTTCCACGAAAGCAATCGGACCTTGGCCATGCCGTGATTCTAACTTTTTGAAGGCCCAGACCATCCGGTCCCCGCGCCTGGGCCGATTGCCGCGCCGCCGGGTGCCCGGGCGCCCCATGCCCGCCGCCCAGGATGCGGCTACACTTCCTCTATGACCGAAACACAGGACAAGTACTACGCGGTGACCTCCGCCTTCATCGTCCTCGCCATGGCCGCCCTGGCCATGATCGTCCGCGGCGCCGTCGCCTAAGGTTAAAGAGCCCGCAGCGCGAGCAGGTCGAGGCCGAGGGCCCCGAGCGCGAGCAGGACGCCGACCGCGCGGCGCGCGGCGGGAGGGAGCGCCTCCCCCCACGCCTCCAGCCCCATGACGAAGAGCACGGCCCAGGCGCCGAGCGCGACGAAGGAGAAGCGCGCCTGGGGCTGGAAGGAGCGCAGGAAGCCGTAGCAGAAGGTCTGCGCCAGGACCCCCCCGAAGAACAGGAGCAGGACCCCCGCGTCTCCCGAGAGCATGCGCCGCCGCTCCTTGACGAACCCCGCGAGCGCGAGCGCGCTGAGCGCGAGCAGGAGGAGGTAGCTCCAGCCCGGCAGCGGGTTCGTCATCCAGCCGAAGCGGCCCCAGAAGCTCTGGAAGAAGAGGACGCACCACTCCGGCAGGCGCGCCCAGCCGAAGCGCTGGGGGTCGTAGAGCGCGGTGCGCGCGAGCCCCCAGAGGTCGCCGTAGAGCGTCAGGTTGCGCGCGAAGAGCGGGAGACAGAGCACGAGGGCCGCAGCACCCAGGAGCGCCGCGCGCGCGAGGGCCGCCTTCGTTCCGCCCTCGCGCCGCCAGGCCCATACGCGCTCGACGAACACGCAGAGCGCGGGGGCCGCGAGCGTCGCCTTGGCGTTGAGCCCCAGCCCGATGAGGGCGCCGAGCCGCAGCGCCTGGCCCTTCCCCCCCGGGGTCCGGCGTTCCTCGAGCCAGCGCCAGAGCAGGAGCGACCCGGCGAGGTTCGCCAGCGCGTCGTTGCTGACGCTCGCGCCGATGAAGGCGAACATCGGCAGGGCCGCCGCGGCGGCCGTCGCGGCGAGCGCCACGCCCGGGCCGAGGCAGAGGCGGGCCATGCGCCAGATGCAGAGCAGAGCGAGCAGGTGCAGGAAGGTCGAGAAGACGCGCAGCCAGCGCAGCTGCAGCGCCGGATGCGTCCCCCGCAGAGGCAGGTCCCAGAGCGCCGCCGCGGCGTAGTAGAGCGGGGGCTGGTGGGCCTCGTAACCCTCGGGCCGCGCGGGCCAGTCCCAGACCGGCAGGCGGCCGTGCAGGAGGGACTCGACGCAGGCCGCGTGCGCCGGCTCGTCGGGTGCGCCGCCGAGCGGCACGCGCGCGTTGAAGGCGAGCGCGAGCGCGAGGTGAAGGGCGAGGACGAGCGTGAGCGCCGCGCGTCCGGCGCCGCGGCTCACGCCCGTCCCATCGAAGCTCAGTATGGGAAGATCTCCGACAAGCTCTTCTCGCTATAAGCGCCGAGCTTCTTCAGTCCCTCGAGGTCCACCCGGCTCCGGTTGCCGAGGATGTAGAGGGTCTTCGGCTTCGACTCGAAGCGCTTCGCGAAGCCGACGAGCTCCTCGAAGCGGTAGCCGAGGGCCCGCTGGAAGCGCTCGGGCCGCGGGTCCTTCGCGAAGCCCATGTCCTCCCAGTAGAGCACGGTCCCGGGGATGTCCCGGAACTCGACCGGCGAGGTGCGATAGCGCTCCTCGATGCCCCGCTTGGTCTCGCGGAAGCGGTCCTCGGCGGGCGGCAGTTTCGTGAGCAGGTCGCGCAGGAGCGTCGTCGCCTCGATGGTCTTGTCGGCCTGCGTGCCGAGGCGGCCCCAGAGGCGGTTCAAGTCGCCCTTGTGGCTCACCGTCGTGTAGCCGCCCTGCGCGGAGTACGCGAGCGAACGCGCCTCGCGGATCTCCTGGAAGAGCACCGCGCTCATCCCCCCGCCCATGTAGTCGGAGTAGTAGTTGTAGTCGACGGCCTTGGCCGGGTCGTAGACCTCGTCGGCCGCGATGAGCCCGACCTGCGACTGCACCATGTCGCGGTGCGTGAAGAAGACCTCGGGCCCCTCGGGATGCCGGTAGGTCAGCGGCCGGTACTCGGGCGTCGGCTTCCAGGCCGCGCCCGGAAGGTCGAGCAGGCCCGCGACCTTCCCCTCGGGAAGCGTCCCGACGTAGCCGGCGCGGTGGCGCCAGCCGAGGAAGTCCTTGAGCAGGGCCTTGAGCTTCCCCTCGTCGAGCGCCTTGAGCTCCGCGTCGGAGAGCTCGGCGAGGACGCCGCTCTCCTTGCCGCGCGCGGCCCACTCGCCGAGCGCGTAGGAGACGTAGCCCGGGTTGACCTTGTTGTCCTTGTGCGCGCCGATGCGCACCTCGACCATCTTCTTGAGCGTGTCGGCCTCGAGGTTCGGGCTCGCGAAGCGCAGACGCATGAGCCGCAGGGACTCCTCGAGGTTCTTCTCCAGGCCGGAGACGTGCACCGAGGAGGACTGCTCGCCGCAGCCGTAGCCGATGGAGGTGCCGAGCGCGTAGAGCTTCTTCTTGAACGCCTCGGCGCTCAGGTCCCCGGCCCCGGAGAGCTCGAGGAGGTCGAACGCCGCGCAGAGCTCGCGCGCGTGCTTGTGGCCCCGCTCGAAGTGCAGGTCGAGCGAGAAGAGGTCGTTGAAGGGGTTCTTCGCGTAGACGAGCTCGCCGAAGGCGGTCTTCACGACCTTGTAATCGCGGCCCGCCTCGAGCCAGCGGGGCTCGATGGGCTTGGCCGGCATGGCGAGCAGGTCCTTCGCGAACGCCGACTCGCGGTCGCGCGCGATCTCGATCTTCGAGAAGCCCGGCTTCTGGATGGAGGGGATCTCCGGCTTGCCGCGGCGCCGGAACGCGACGACGCGCCCCTCGCCGAGATACGTCCCCGCGACGCGCAGGACGTCGGCCTTCGTCACCCTGCGCAGGCGCTCGAGGCGGGTGACGGCATGCTCCCACTCCTCGCCGTGGATGAACGCGTAGCCCGGCTCTCCGACGCGCGCCTCGTTGCCCTCCTGCTTGCGCTTCTCGGAGATCTCGAAGTTGGTGATGATGGCCTTGAGGTCCCCGTCGGAGAACTCGCCGGCCTTGAGCTTGGCGACCGTCCCCATGAGCAGGGCCTCGGCCTGCTCCAGAGTCTGGCTGTCCTTCGGCACGACCCAGAGACTCCAGGAGCCCGCCTCGTTCATGAAGTCGGTGCCGGAGCCGGCCCGCTTCACCTTCTGGGCCTGGTTGAGGGTCAGGTTCACGATGCCCGACTCCGAGTTGTCCATCACCATGTCCATGACGGTGAGGGCGTCGCGGTCCGGATGCCCGTAGGGGGGCAGCGGCCAGGCGACGATCGCCATCTCCTCGGCCTCGTACTGGACCTCGACGCGCTTGGGAGCGGAAAGCGCCGGCAGGGCGTAGGCCGGCGGCGGCTCGACCGGCTTCGGCGTCCAGGTCCCGAACCACTTCTCGACGAGCGCGAGCGCTTCCTTACGGTCGAAGTCGCCGGCGAGCGCGAGCGCCATGTTGTTGGGCACGTAGTTGCGGGCCTGGAACTCGTACATCTTCTTCAGCGAGGGGTTCTTGAGGTGCTCGATGGAGCCGAGCGTCGTGCGGCCGTAGGGGTGCTCCCCGTAAAGGGCCGCGTCGAGCGCCTCGTTGAGGATGCGCCCGGGGTTGTCGTTGGAGCGGTTCTTCTCCTCGTAGACGGTCTCGAGCTCGGTCTGGAAGAGCCGGAAGACCGGGTGCGCGAAGCGGTCGCTCTCGAGCTTCGCCCAGGTCTCGAGGCGGTTCTTCGGCAGGTCGGAGACATAGACCGTCATCTCGTTGGAGGTGAACGCGTTGATGCCGCGAAAGCCCAGCGCCTTGTAGACCTTGTCGAGCTCGTTGGGGACCTCGGCCTTGGCGGCCTCGGCGTTCTCCCGGTCGATGCGCGCGTAGATGTCCTTGCGCTTCGCCGTGTCGGTCGTGACGAAGTGCTCCTCGTAGAGCCGGCTGATGGCGTCGAGGTGCTCCTTCTCCCTGCCGAAGTCGAGCGTGCCGAGCTTCGAGCTGCCCTTGAAGAACATGTGTTCGAGGTAGTGCGCCATGCCCGTGCTGTCGGCCGGGTCGTGGCGGCTTCCGGCGCGCACGGCGATCCAGGCGGCGACGCGCGGCTGCTCGTGGTTCGGGCTCAGATAGACCGTCAGGCCGTTCTTGAGGCGGTGGACGGTGACGCCGAGCGCGTCGCCGGGGAGAGGGGTCTCGACGAGCTTCGGGGGGGCCATCGCGGCCCGCGGGGCCGCGGCTTTCGGCGCGGGCGCGGCCTCGACGCCGAGACCGGCCGCCGAGAGCGTCGCGCAGGTCCAACCGACGAACGCGAACGCCGCGATGAGCACAGACTTTCTGAACTTCATATCCGCCCTCCTGTCCTGGAACGACTTTTCTCAACCCCGTCGGGAAGCCCTTCGGGCTTCCCGACTATACGACGGCGCCCGTCAGGGCGCCGGACGTCGAAAGCACGCGGCGCGCCGCCTCGCGGCCGGAGCGCACGCATTCGGGCACGCCGATGCCGCGGTAGCAGCCGCCGGCGAAGAGCAGCCCTTCCTGGGCGCCGGCGCGCCGCTCGACGGCCGCGACGCGGCCGGCGTGCCCCACGTTGTAGAGGGCGTTGGCCTTCGTCCAGCGGTGCACCTTCGCGCCGAGCGGCGCCTCCTCGAGCCCGAGGATCGTCCGCAGGTCCGCGCGCACGGTCCGCAGAAGGGTCTCGTCGTCGGAGCCGAGCGGGGCCTCGCGGCCGCGCCCGCCGAGGTAGGCGCGCAGCAGGACCTTGTCGGCCGGGGCCCGGCCGGGGAACTTGCGCGAGACGAAGGTCGCGGCGGTGAGAGAAACGCGGGCCGCGGTCGTGCTCCCTTCGGCCCGTGCCGCGGGGTCCTGCGGGGTCCCCGCGGCGCCCGCCCCCCGCTCCACGAGGAAGCCGAAGCCGGGCGGGATGCGCTCGAGCGCCGAGGGAGCATAGAGGAGGTTCACGGCGGCGGTCGATGAGAACTCGAAGCCTCCGAGCGCGTCGGCGAGCGCGGCGTCCTGGTCGCGCAGCATGGGCGCGGCGGCGTCGGCGCTCGCGGCCATGACGATCCGCTCGGCCTCGAGGGTCTCCCCTCTTTCGAGCGCGGCCTTCCAGACGCCGCCCTCGCGGCGAAGCGCGAGGACGCGCGCGTTCAGGCGGACGCAGGGGCGCACGCGTTCGGCGAGGGTCTCGGAGAGCTGGGCGATGCCGCGCCGGAAGGTGATGAACATGGTCGGGGCGCCGGGGGCCGGCCGCGGCCGCCGGGGCCCGAGGTAGAGCCCGCGCAGCACGCTGCCGAAGCGCTGCTCATAGTCGCGCAGCATCGGGAAGGTGGAGTCGAGACTGAGCTGCTCGGGGTCGCCCGCATAGATGCCGGCCAGCGCCGGCTCGACGATGCTCCGCACGGCCGCCTCGCCGAAGCGGCGGCGGGCGAACGCGGCCATGGACTCCTCCCGGCCCGGCGTCATGGGCCGGACGAAGGCCTCGCAGGCCATGCGCAGCTTCGCCGGCATGGTCATCAGGTCGGAGCGCAGGAAAGGGAGTACCTTCGAGGGCATGAGCATCATCACGCCCTCGGGGTAGAGGTGCAGGCGTCCGCGCGCGTAGAGATAGACGTGGCGGACCTTGCGCTCGGTGCTGAGGACCTCTTCGCCGAGGCCCAGCTCGCGCGCGAGCTCGAGCGCCCAGGGACGGGTGGAGAGGATCGAGTCGGGGCCCGCGTCGAGCGGCACGCCGAGGAGCTCGTCGCCGAGCACCTTGCCGCCCAGGCGGCCCGAGGCTTCGAGCAGGGCCACCTCGAGGCCGTCCTTCCCCTTCGCCGCCGCGGCCGAGGCGGGTCCGGCGCAGCAGGGCCGGGAGGCCCCCTGCGCCTTGAGGAGGTCGTAAGCGCAGCTGAGGCCGGTTATGCCTCCCCCGATGACGAGGACCCTCATATATTCAGGAAGACTCCTGCGGGAGAGGGGCGGGGAGAGGGGGAGCTCAACCAAGAAGAGCCCCCTCTCCCTACCCTCGCCGCCGCCTTCGGCGCCGGGAGCGAGCGCGGCAAGGAATCTGTTAGCTCGCACTCCCGCAGGGGAGGACAATGAGGGAAAGAAGCCCTCATGATAAGGGTGCGAAGGACGCCCGCACGACGGCCGCGAGCGCGCGGATGTAGGTCACGTCGTCGTTGAGAGCGGCCACGCGGTGGAAGGAAAGCCCCTTGCGTTCGGCCCGCTCGCGCAGCAGGACGTCGTCGTCGTAGAGCGTCTCGAGGTTGTCGGCGAGGAAGCCGACCGGGTCGAGGACCACGGTGTCGGCGCCCGAGCCGGCCGCCGCGTCGATGAGCTCGCCGGCCTCGGGTCCGAGCCAGGCGGCGCCAGGGGCCTGGGATTGAGGGCGGCTCTGGTAGGCCAGCATCCACTCCGAGATCCCGGCCTCCTGGGCCACGGCGGCGCAGGTCAGGCGCAGCTGCTCGGCGTAGGGGTCCCCCTCCTCGACGATGGAGGCGGGGAGGCTGTGCGCGGTGAAGAGGACGAAGGTGCGTCCGCGATTCGCCTCGGGGACGGCCGAGAGGGTCTCGCGCAGGCGCTCGGCGTAGGCGCGCACCAGCAGCGGGTGCGCGTGCCAGGCCGGCGGAGGGAAGAAAGCGAGCCGTCCGCCCGCCGCGGCCGCGCAGGCGCGCGCCTTCTCGAGGTAGGCCTCGTCGGTCATGCGGGACTGGTAGGGCGAGAGGGGCAGGGCGAGCGCGTTGGCATGGCCGTCCGCGACCGCCCCCTCGACGGCCGAGCGCAGCGACGGCTCCCCGTAGCGCATGCCGAGGTAGACGTCGTAGGGCCCCCCGAGAGACTCCTGCAGGCTCTCGCGCACGCGCTCGAGGATGGCCGGCAGCGGCGAGCTCCCCCCGATGCGGCGGTAGCGCTCGGTGACTTCACGGACCACAGGCTCCGGCATGGACCTGTCGCCGCGCATCTCGGAAAGGTAGGCGGGGACGTCGTCGAGGCCGCGGGGCGCCCCGTAGCCCATGAGGAGGACGGCGGCCTTGGTCGGCGCGTTCAAGCCGTCTTCTCGTGCACCCGGTCGGCGACGGCCCGGACGTTCTCGACGGGGGTCTGCTGCAGGATGCCGTGGCCGAGGTTGAAGATGTGGCCGGGACGGCCGCCGGCGCGGCGCAGGACCTCGTCGACCTTGGACAGGAGCTCGTCGCGGGGGCCGAGCAGGGCCTCCGGGTCGAGGTTGCCCTGCACGGCGCGGTCGCAGCCGATCCGCTTCCAGGCCTCGTCGAGCGGGACCCGGTGGTCGACGCCGATGACGTCGCCGCCGGCGTCGCGCAGGTCCTCGAGGAAGGGCCCGGTGTTCGTGCCGAAATGGATGAGCGGGACGCCGGCCTTCGCGACGGCCGAGAACACCGCCCGCGAATGCGGCTGCACGCAGCGGACGTACTCCTCGCGCGTGAGGGCGCCGGCCCAACTGTCGAAGAGCTGCAGGACCTGCGCGCCGGCCGCCGCCTGCGCGAGCAGGTAGTCGGCCGTGACCTTCGAGAGCTTCCTCATGAGGCGGTCCCAGAGCGCGGGCTCCGAGCGCATCATGGCCTTCACCTTCGCGTGGTCCTCGGAAGGGCCGCCCTCGACGAGGTAGGCGGCCAGCGTGAAGGGCGCCCCGGCGAAGCCGATGAGCGGGACCTTCCCCTCGAGCTCGCGGCGCAGGATGCGCAGGGCCCCCATGACGTAGGAGAGCTCGGAGGCGGGGTCGAAGTCGCGCAGCGCGTCGATCTCCCCGGCCGTGCGCACGGCCGGCGTCAACGCCGGGCCCTCCCCCTTCACGAACTCGAGTTTCACGCCCACCGGGCGCACGGGGAGCAGGATGTCGGCGAAGAGGATGACGGCGTCCACGCCCAGGCGCAGGGGCTGGAGGGAGACCTCGGCGGCGAGCTCGGGCCGCTCGCACATCTCGAGGAGCGTCCACTTCGCGCGCAGCGCCCGGTACTCCGGCATGTAGCGTCCGGCCTGGCGCATGAACCAGACGGGGGTCGCGTCCGTCTTCTCGCGTCGGCAG
The window above is part of the Elusimicrobiota bacterium genome. Proteins encoded here:
- the hemE gene encoding uroporphyrinogen decarboxylase, which encodes MRFIKACRREKTDATPVWFMRQAGRYMPEYRALRAKWTLLEMCERPELAAEVSLQPLRLGVDAVILFADILLPVRPVGVKLEFVKGEGPALTPAVRTAGEIDALRDFDPASELSYVMGALRILRRELEGKVPLIGFAGAPFTLAAYLVEGGPSEDHAKVKAMMRSEPALWDRLMRKLSKVTADYLLAQAAAGAQVLQLFDSWAGALTREEYVRCVQPHSRAVFSAVAKAGVPLIHFGTNTGPFLEDLRDAGGDVIGVDHRVPLDEAWKRIGCDRAVQGNLDPEALLGPRDELLSKVDEVLRRAGGRPGHIFNLGHGILQQTPVENVRAVADRVHEKTA
- a CDS encoding insulinase family protein, with protein sequence MKFRKSVLIAAFAFVGWTCATLSAAGLGVEAAPAPKAAAPRAAMAPPKLVETPLPGDALGVTVHRLKNGLTVYLSPNHEQPRVAAWIAVRAGSRHDPADSTGMAHYLEHMFFKGSSKLGTLDFGREKEHLDAISRLYEEHFVTTDTAKRKDIYARIDRENAEAAKAEVPNELDKVYKALGFRGINAFTSNEMTVYVSDLPKNRLETWAKLESDRFAHPVFRLFQTELETVYEEKNRSNDNPGRILNEALDAALYGEHPYGRTTLGSIEHLKNPSLKKMYEFQARNYVPNNMALALAGDFDRKEALALVEKWFGTWTPKPVEPPPAYALPALSAPKRVEVQYEAEEMAIVAWPLPPYGHPDRDALTVMDMVMDNSESGIVNLTLNQAQKVKRAGSGTDFMNEAGSWSLWVVPKDSQTLEQAEALLMGTVAKLKAGEFSDGDLKAIITNFEISEKRKQEGNEARVGEPGYAFIHGEEWEHAVTRLERLRRVTKADVLRVAGTYLGEGRVVAFRRRGKPEIPSIQKPGFSKIEIARDRESAFAKDLLAMPAKPIEPRWLEAGRDYKVVKTAFGELVYAKNPFNDLFSLDLHFERGHKHARELCAAFDLLELSGAGDLSAEAFKKKLYALGTSIGYGCGEQSSSVHVSGLEKNLEESLRLMRLRFASPNLEADTLKKMVEVRIGAHKDNKVNPGYVSYALGEWAARGKESGVLAELSDAELKALDEGKLKALLKDFLGWRHRAGYVGTLPEGKVAGLLDLPGAAWKPTPEYRPLTYRHPEGPEVFFTHRDMVQSQVGLIAADEVYDPAKAVDYNYYSDYMGGGMSAVLFQEIREARSLAYSAQGGYTTVSHKGDLNRLWGRLGTQADKTIEATTLLRDLLTKLPPAEDRFRETKRGIEERYRTSPVEFRDIPGTVLYWEDMGFAKDPRPERFQRALGYRFEELVGFAKRFESKPKTLYILGNRSRVDLEGLKKLGAYSEKSLSEIFPY
- the hemG gene encoding protoporphyrinogen oxidase codes for the protein MRVLVIGGGITGLSCAYDLLKAQGASRPCCAGPASAAAAKGKDGLEVALLEASGRLGGKVLGDELLGVPLDAGPDSILSTRPWALELARELGLGEEVLSTERKVRHVYLYARGRLHLYPEGVMMLMPSKVLPFLRSDLMTMPAKLRMACEAFVRPMTPGREESMAAFARRRFGEAAVRSIVEPALAGIYAGDPEQLSLDSTFPMLRDYEQRFGSVLRGLYLGPRRPRPAPGAPTMFITFRRGIAQLSETLAERVRPCVRLNARVLALRREGGVWKAALERGETLEAERIVMAASADAAAPMLRDQDAALADALGGFEFSSTAAVNLLYAPSALERIPPGFGFLVERGAGAAGTPQDPAARAEGSTTAARVSLTAATFVSRKFPGRAPADKVLLRAYLGGRGREAPLGSDDETLLRTVRADLRTILGLEEAPLGAKVHRWTKANALYNVGHAGRVAAVERRAGAQEGLLFAGGCYRGIGVPECVRSGREAARRVLSTSGALTGAVV
- the hemH gene encoding ferrochelatase, with translation MNAPTKAAVLLMGYGAPRGLDDVPAYLSEMRGDRSMPEPVVREVTERYRRIGGSSPLPAILERVRESLQESLGGPYDVYLGMRYGEPSLRSAVEGAVADGHANALALPLSPYQSRMTDEAYLEKARACAAAAGGRLAFFPPPAWHAHPLLVRAYAERLRETLSAVPEANRGRTFVLFTAHSLPASIVEEGDPYAEQLRLTCAAVAQEAGISEWMLAYQSRPQSQAPGAAWLGPEAGELIDAAAGSGADTVVLDPVGFLADNLETLYDDDVLLRERAERKGLSFHRVAALNDDVTYIRALAAVVRASFAPLS